The Candidatus Sphingomonas colombiensis genome contains the following window.
AACGGCATTGCCCGCCGCGACGCGCGATCTGATCTCCCCGCCAGATCGCGGCCTCGCCCATGCCATTGCGGCGGAAACGCTGCGCCGTCTGCCCGATCTCGACGCGCTGATCGATTCGGCCACCAGCCAGCGCCTGCCGGATGATGCCAAGGCGCGGATGGCGCTCCGCATCGCACTCGCCCAGACATTGGGGCTCGGCACCCCGCCGCACGCCGCGATCGCCACCGTCCTGCCGCTGGTCGACGGTGGCCCGCGCCGGCTGGTCCATGGCGTGTTCGGCACGCTCTCCCGCCGTAACGCGATGCTGCCCGAAACGCCGACATTGCCGGAGGATGTCGCTACGCGCTGGCGTGAGGCGTGGGGCGATGAAGTGGTCACCGCCGCCGCCCGCGCGATCGCCGCGCCGCCGGCGCTCGATCTCTCGTTGCGCGATCCGTCATGGGCCGGGCTGGAGGGCGAGAGCCTCGCCCCGGGCCATCTGCGCCTCACTGATGCCGGGCCGGTGCCCGAACTCGCCGGCTATGACGAAGGCGCGTGGTGGGTGCAGGATCTTGCGGCCTCGATCCCCGCGCGGCTGATCGGCGCCGGCAACGGGCACGCGCTCGATCTGTGCGCCGCGCCGGGCGGAAAGACGCTCCAGCTCGCCGCCGCCGGCTGGCAGGTAACGGCGGTGGACGCCTCGAAAAGTCGCGCCGCGCGACTTGACGATAATCTCGCCCGCATCGGGCTTGAGGCGGAGACGGTGGTGGCCAATCTCCTGCAATGGTCCCCCGGCGCCCCGGCTCATGCCGTGCTGGTCGATGCGCCATGCAGCGCCACCGGCATCTTCCGCCGCCATCCTGATGTGCTGCATCGCGCGCATCCCGGCGTGATCGCGGAGATGGCCGAGCTGCAACAGCGCATCCTCGATCGCGCGGCGGAATGGGTGAAGCCGGGCGGCACGCTCGTCTATGCCACATGCTCGCTCGAACCGGCGGAGGGCGAGGCGCAACTGGCGCGGTTTCTCGGGCTGCGTAGCGATTATTCGATCGCGCCGCCGATCGCGGGCGAATTGCCGGAGGGCATCACCGCGCATGCCGATGGGCATGTCCGCACGCTGCCCGGAACGGTTGAGGCGAAGGGTGGCTGCGACGGCTTTTTCGTCGCACGGCTGCGACGCGCTTCCGCCTGAGCGAATCGCGCGTTAAGGCATGGCTGCGTCCGCCAGCCCGGCGGGCATCTGTTGCAGCAGCGGAGCATCATGACCAAGCCAGTCCGTATCGCGCCTTCCATATTGTCCGCCGATTTCGCGAAGCTGGGCGAGGAGGTGCGCGCGATCGACGCCGCCGGCGCGGACTGGATTCACGTCGATGTGATGGATGGTCATTTCGTGCCGAACATCACGATCGG
Protein-coding sequences here:
- a CDS encoding transcription antitermination factor NusB, yielding MTTHAKPRNSRSRPVEPLGTKTRRAALRLLDAVLRRGEALETALPAATRDLISPPDRGLAHAIAAETLRRLPDLDALIDSATSQRLPDDAKARMALRIALAQTLGLGTPPHAAIATVLPLVDGGPRRLVHGVFGTLSRRNAMLPETPTLPEDVATRWREAWGDEVVTAAARAIAAPPALDLSLRDPSWAGLEGESLAPGHLRLTDAGPVPELAGYDEGAWWVQDLAASIPARLIGAGNGHALDLCAAPGGKTLQLAAAGWQVTAVDASKSRAARLDDNLARIGLEAETVVANLLQWSPGAPAHAVLVDAPCSATGIFRRHPDVLHRAHPGVIAEMAELQQRILDRAAEWVKPGGTLVYATCSLEPAEGEAQLARFLGLRSDYSIAPPIAGELPEGITAHADGHVRTLPGTVEAKGGCDGFFVARLRRASA